The genomic interval ttctcaaatcAGAAACAGTGGGCATCTTCTTAATCATCTTGAGTTTGATTAGAGTAGAAACCCCTTAAAATGAGTTATACATTTAATGCgagaatgtttttattgattgGTTTTGTTTGTACCTTGGCTGGAAGATTTTAGTAACAGGCAATACTTTACGTTGTTAATCGTAAATTATATATCAACGGGCATTAACTTTTTATGAATAGGGGATGTTGGCAGTATCATGTTAGTTATGAGCACACATATTAAGAACATTATACTGCCAACATCCCTTATTCATAAAAAGACACTGTCTAAAACACTGTTGTGTTATCAATGCTATGAAATGAAATGAGGTCCtaatgcaaatatttcactgattatataatgcaaactatatatcttttgaattatataatataagacatactttatattgtatatacatagTTTCATTTACTAGCTTGTAATAGTGTAATTCTTAATGCAGGATATTTGaatagttattttataaacGTAAAACTCGAATGTGATAAAGTCAAATGTTCATATTGGTGATCTTCGGATaactatgaggaatgttgttAGAAAACTCGTAATAACAGTTTTTAGAGTTTAACGTATGACTGAACTTAAAGGTGTGAAGTTACACAGTTCTAAAGGATTGTACAACTAACAAAGTGATATATCAAGTACGCAAACAGggcaaacataattttatggaAACAGGATGAGCTTTATGTAATACTTATATAGTTTATTTGCATTATAAGCAGATATCACAGGGCGTAATGATACAAAAGAAAGGAACATTTTTTAACGTTATGTAACAAACAATAGACAAATTTGCAGATGATTGGGTGATAACAAGGATTTGTAGCCGAATGTGTACAGATACATTTTGGGTCCAACAAAATAGAAagtgcataaatattgatacaatgAATTCAAATGAAGGGCCTGCGGGTCTGTATGCAATCAAATGTTATACTggtttagttttgttttttgtaatgCTACTCAATAATGTCATTCAGTATTACATTTTTCTAAAATCTCTCCTTCTACCGCTCTTACACCAAATAACATTCTGAGCGCAAACGACTTTAAACAATCTTATTCATTACGATGAgtgtttgtgcgtgtgtgtgtgtgtgtgtgtgtgtgcgtgtgtgcgtgcgtgtgtgcgtgcgtgcatgcttgcgttcgtgcgtgcgtgcgtgcgtgcgtgcgtgcgtgcgtgcgtgcgtgcgtgtgtgtgatCCGCCGAACGAGTGTGCCATGATAATGAAAAGTACATTTATATACAGTAATGGTCACGGGACGGCTATACATATCCTTTAGCGCGTTTATTTAAAGCTAGAAATCCTCTATTCTTTGCATATGGTAATTTGCAAATCATCAGTAGCTACCTCATTACAGAAAGTTAATTTCTGCGACAATTGAGTTATTCGTTCCAACCTCTTCGGCTTTTACAGTGACCAACGTATcaccaaaatacatttgaacatttatcaTTGGATTCTCTGTTGTACTAACATCCTTTTTAGTTTGGTCGGCTTGTGTTGGAGCGATTAAGATGAGCTTAACTTTCCCGAGACGTCTGCAATCTTCTGTGTAAGTAGGTATATCATCCCTATCTGATTTATAGAGTTCTATAACGGCTTCTTCTGGATTTGGGGCACGAAATTTGTGTTCCGCGGACGCCGTGTTCGGTTGAATTTGTGTTCCTCTTTCAATGAAGACTTTGAATATACCGGTGCACTTGAAGGAGCCGTTTTGGAAATGCCTTAGCTTTGCAGGGTGTTGCCCTTCGTCGAACTCAACAGCTGCGTCGATCCCTGTGtgtaaaagtatataaataaagcCTTCTATGGTAAAATAGAATTAACATAATCGCAAAGCGTTCTGCGCATaacaattatgtatttaaattttaatggaCCGGCAATGCTTCACATTTCGCAGCGCAATGCTCTGGTTTTCATGACGAGTTATGTGTCCCCTGTTTCATGGCTTTTGCGCCCTTGCCTTATGACCTTGACACCTgattttgattaaatgtttgactgaCTGGCTCGTCGCTTtacttttctttgtattattgcGACAATTCAAGCAATCTACTTACCATAGGGGTTTCAACTGAgcattaataatacaatgcaaacttcagggacaagcccattcaATGAGATATCGCTTGATGTTATAGCGGGTATAGCGGGTATATTTGAAGCACATACAGGTAATTAATCTACAAAACAATGGGGTCTTTAATTACTCAGATGCTACGAATGAATTTGCATAataccttatatatatatatacataatgcTGATAAAATACCTTACATGGAAGCCGTAACGTGTATGTGAAGTTACCAGATTATCGATAAGAATATATGTCATTGTCAGAATATCGGATGTTCTCAATAGAATTGCCATAATTACGATCAGTTTATACATAACTGCCAGAAAATTAATAATTCTAACACATAATTACCAAAATATCAATAGTTACCAGAATATCGatattgataaacataatatCTATGATATCACGGTACTAGTCCTTAAGGTCAATGGGTATGTGAGTAGTATAGCAGCGGACTTGCAAGCATTGGGTCCCGGTTTTAATATACGGATTAGCAATTTACTTACCGGAGACTGTGATATTTGGCGTTAAAAATGAGACCGTGCcaataacactttttattgTACATTCCTAAGCACTGGTGTTTCGAGGATGAATTTGAGTGCGCGCGGGATAAGGTCAATGAACTTTCCCGCACAGGCAAGAGAGTTTGTTAGTTATAAAGGTCGGATGACTCAGCTGGATTGGCAATCAGGAAGTCCTGAGTTCAAAGACTGGGACTCAAAAGCAGGAGACTCCGACTCAATCCCTAGAATGGCCACATACATAGCTGAGCCTGTCACTGatgtaaaactaaaataagTGGCTTACCTACAGTATACGGCATTCTGTGTGAGCGGATGAGAGACTCGTCAAGTCCGTACAAAGCTGCACCTggatataatgtttaaatggaGAGTGTTCGAAATATTACCACAACAAACAgtactttaaaacataaatacgaATGTATTCTACTTGAGACTATAGACCAGAAACACACGTGTAATTTACAATGAGAAATATTACGTATTGTTTCTTCAAAATGGACAAGACacaaatttcaatcagtcttataCAATTAGGTAAGTGTCTACCTTTTAAAACAGCAAGTTCAGGAGCCTGAGGAATCACAAGCAAATACTTCTTTGGATTGAAACGACTTTTAACCTCCTGTTGAAGTACTTTTGACTCTGCAAACCCCCCAACTAAAACAATAGTTGATACATTCTGTAAATCTGTCTTTTGCAATATTTCGCTAACATGAACAATGGTGTGTTCAATCGTTTCTTTGAATATGTCCAGCACTGCTGTAGCATCGACAAACAGTTTGTCTTTTCTGAATGAGACTTTCTGGGAATGTttgatttctttcatttttgtttcaccAGCTAGTTCGATTAGTCGTGCCGGTAGTTTGATACTGAACTGACCATCCTGTCTTTTCTTTACTTCAAACGATCTTTCAAGCTCAAGTTGTTCGTCCTTTTCTTCAGCAGAAAATTTCCGAAATACATCGGCTCCAAAAAGGTCTTCCAAAAGCTAAAGAAATATACAGACACAATTATTAATGTATCgaatataaaattgatttaaatttaatttaaaaataattgataaaaaaacactagTGATGATTGTcgtttaataaacaaaaacggatcgtttattttcaaatatagcACAAAgctattataaaacaataaatactaCCACAGCGTAGGAGTATTTCATGACACGCCTCTAAAGGTCTAAAAAACGTTAAAATAGTTATTTGAATTAAAGGTGTTGGCTTTCAAtttccatttgtttttaatCTAAGGTGGCATtcaatttttattgtaatatgttCTTGACTTCATTCTCTGTATTCAAGCCAGcatgcattatatataattcaGATCATCAGCGAAACGCACGAAGCCTGAACGTCTTGTATTCATATTCGCAAATTTATCTTTTACTCagaattataatataattgattcctagatattaacattaaaatataatcgGCTCGATGTATAAcctataattgtattttattggcTACTTATCAGTCAAAGATCGTTTGCTAAGGGCAAAGAACACCTCAGTCttgataacaaaaacatattatgacTTGCTGCAAACCAATAAGAAATCGTAAAGACCGATATTATACCAAAGCCATGTTGGGTATTATTTGCTGGACTTTTAAGATAACTGTTTTGGACTGGGTTttttttcacatcaatatttatattcacaCCGGAGGAAACCAAACGTTTTACAAGTTTTAGGGTGGATGTTTCTAGATGGAGTTATTGCATTTCTACAGTATTTCAAGCTAGCGGCAACTTTTGGGTATACCATTTGGATGTGTTTTACATTCTTTCTAGACACAAAAGCAGTGAGCGCAGACCAACGTCCAAATCCCTTACGGACCCGAAGACCCATAGACTTGTGTGGGTAAACAAAGCCGTGCTTgtgattatgttttattgttgttgtcatatgtttaactttattCAGCGATGGCATTTATCATACAAGACGTTTGTTCATACCGGCCTCTCAGCACTTGAATGCACTCTTTAAGATAAACCTATTCTATAGCATGTAATAAAACAACTAAATGTGATGTTGCTTTTTTCAGAATGTATATTTCCGTGTGCTGATTTAGATATTGATTATCTGAATCATACTTTGGTTTTAGGTATTGGATTATGTACGGAAGTCGACTAGTTATTGTGCAGGCTAGAACAAATCTCGTTCGGCTTCACCAAATCTCATTATATTAGAACTATACTACGACTTTCGAAAAGGTCAGGGGTCAATGTAAAAGCAGTGTATACATATCCATGCTGCTTTAACATGCCCCAtgcttcttgtttgtgttttttgtgtgttctatgtctttgtcctgtaccattaaacggggttaatttaaactttcggctacaGAGCTTGTTTCTAAAGttttacatgaatatttaaaaatttaaaatgatatcaatagGAGATGAAGAACatcaattgttataaaaagatATACTCAAAACGGGCAAACCACTGTACGTTCAGGTCAAGTTACTCAGTTTGCCATATCCAAATTATAGcaataaaatcaaatgtcaAATGGTTGAAAGTCTTTCGGCCTGCTATATTTCGTGAGTATAGTCAtaaagtttgtaaaacaaattaacaccAACATCTAAAGACAGTGCTCATAAATTCTTCACAAATTCTGTTAATTTTGTGGAATACCCCAAAACATGACACAAGTATAGAGTGGAACCAAATTAATATTAAACCTTATCTAGAACCTTGATTgcataaacaatgcactgccatGGATAAAGCGTCTACAAAGATGAATCGTATTTGATTTATTACCAGGGTATGCTCGCTTCACCATGTGCATCCAACAAATTGACATGTTGATAAAGTCTTTGTTTAAGGTCTCTTTCTACAATGACAGAATCCTGCCACAAACTTACTTTGATAGTATCACCCACATACTGTGTATTCCCTTTAAGTAATgatgtatattaatatagttcCCAACCTTTGTCActcaaaatgaacagatttatatcatgtgtttattaatatacatatgCATCATGCTCAAGACTCTGATttgaaattactgagacaaacatacattttcaaatactttCCATTCGTGTTGTTCATAACATGactatttaaggaatgaattgcggggttgatgtcattatcggggtatgaacgcaatcgggttggtcaatgtgtgtggagctcgaaggactccacgcgtactttgaccaacccaattgcgttcatatccccgataatgacatcaaccccgcaattcattccttatatttacaccactagttcattatttcattcaagaattgttaaaaaaatacttcatttcatttaagaaaacctttcattaatccgttcttacccattctgtaaatagaacgacccgactataaccggaaacttttttttcaaatgaagtcacaataacgcgggaaaagatcaaccacttgaaatcactttaaaacgtaaaattgaaacacttctggtaccgatataaatgtaataaactaacactttttaaaatgttgatctatattttacgggacctgcagacacagtacaaccaataacaagatcaatagcattcatttatattgttatgcaatgaattacgatccgaacatatccgaagatattgcgttcatcgattgatgaacgcaattgccgaaaggcagttcatttaaggaacggaagttgaggtgtaaatatactcAAATAACGTAGCAGGCTGAAAGCACGTCAACGTTTTaagtgcttttattttaattgtaaatgtgtaaATAAGTTTAACTTGCATTTAGTAAAGATTGTTAGTATTTACTTACACAAATAAATCAAGTGGTAAAACTGTACTTATGAATGTAAAGCAATCATAAAAAACCTGActattggaaaaaaatcaaataatttattttcatttaaaaggttttgctttgatttaattttgaaaaatgttcaaatcttcAATTCGATCAATTTCCCCCCTCCCATTTTCTTCTGAGTTTCAGGATAAGTTTCCGGGGAATAAAATTGTCCGAAACCGACGACCTAGATTTGTTCTTTAACCGATAGTTTTAGATCCCCGCGAGTATTTCAGAATGTAAACACCgatattatttattgattggatttattttgattcagtgcacgttcattttgaaactattcTGAAATTATTTCCATGATTTTAACAGCGTAACTACGTTATGCAGCATATTCGTACACTTCATATTACATATACTCATTATAGCGCTACCTTAGCAGGCTACTCATGAAAAACGCGCTACGTAATTATAAGAGCAGATTGATATGTAACTAAAGTTGTTGACCATGGCAGTTCTAACAGCGCTTGGGTTGAaacgcccgtgcgcgcattaattcatcaattgttaaaatgttatgacTCTTTGCCGAAGGTAGATTCCGATAAACGGTTATAATAGTCTGCAGGCCTAGCAGCCTAGAGCCTAACAATAAAACAGGTAGCATGTAATGTAAAGGTTCGGTATcagttgaataaaataaattgtcagGGAAAGCCATACTGCTTCATATACAAATCGAATAGGGCGGTATATTGTACctcaaataactttttattgaCGTTGTGTCCTCCCCAAGGGCCTCCTGATGGCGGAACAAGGGCATCCAAAGTCCCATCATCATTTACCTTGTGTGCAGTGATGTCAACTGTGCCTCCTTAAGCAATACGAAACAAAACACTGGTCAGACAATTACGAaccttttaaatgttaaaagttaatATAGTTTCTATCATAGAGTCACTCCAACAATCTAAAGCCATTTATAATAGGATCCAGCTGTGGTGGCTTTGTTGGTTTCGGTTTACAGTTAGTAATTTTCAccttttaaagagttttaaatcttttgaaataacaatatttcatgtttatggTATAACAAATAGCTTACGCAAGAAATTTGGCTTAATaaagttcaatatttatacCTGTTACGCTCAAGATATATCAGGAAATTCGGGCAATAAATTTGACGGATGTTACCATCAGATATTGGcgatatataaagaaatatagaaAATTCATTAAACTCTCGTAAAATGGATTTTGCCATCAGTACAGCTAAAGTTGTCATCATTCAAacaactgtttttgtttatcatattaATGAAAAAGACACTCGCACCAAGCTTTAGTCACAAGGACACGTTGTTTTCAGGAAGCATATTACTATAAAGCGTTCTAGCGGTTAACTGCATCCAGTGATCTACATATACTCACGAGATCAATTCATCAAAGCTGTAGTTAATTGTAATTACAATGGAACGCACTTAAAAACAAATGGCCGAACTGCCATATTATGGTATCAGGAATAAATCAAATGTGTGACCGAATAAAGAGAATAACGATGTATAGGTCCATCGTCTACACTGTGATCTCTTTTGACGGACAGAGAAGATCTCGGCAGCCGCGTATGAAAATAACTGGATTTCATCTTTATGAACTTTTCTTGTTAATAAAACACGTATTTATgcaatattgtgttaaaattcGATTACTTAACtttatttaataactgaaaaagAAGTAACAGCTGTGTGAAGGTAATAAGACTGCTTCAGATAAATTATGTAGCAAATTAAACAGATGCAAATAACTTAAAATGGAATATGACTATTAAATTCTACAGTTGGTCTCTTCTGACTGTGTAAGTTAAGCATACCTCCAAGATCTACGAGAATAAAGTTGCTGCCAGGTTTAAAGATGTCCTTTTGTCGAGAATCAACTGCTGTCGAATACTCGTTCTTGCAAAAGATAGCGGCCGCCTCTGGTTCATAGACAAGCTGAAGGTGTTCACGTGCTATCCCAgccttaaatatgtttataatgtctTAAAATACAACTTTTTAGTAATAAGATAGCAGATAGGCAACCAATAAGGTGaatacttaatcattaagaatttaaactTTCGCGCGTGTTTGAAGGTACTGCGAATCATCCGATTTACACTCCCTGAGTCCAATTTTGCGTCGGCAATTTATCAGCCCATGAGGTTGAACTCTAAGTCAGTAAGATAACATGAACTCTACGCTCACTAGTCTCTCTTGATCATTAGGAATTCACtttatgtcatctaactattactaaCGACTATAACACTCAATTATAATAGCGCATGGCATAAACTCGTGTTCAATAACTCGTGTTTCATTTACCGTTTCAAGGTGGTAATTCGTTCATTGTATGAGCTTTTTGATGCGTGTGTGATTTGCTTGTGGTTTTTTTTGAAGTGTCTATCGTTAAGTATAtattaaactttatatacagACATGTTTATACTGCATTGAATGTTGGTATCGATATAAGAAATTGTAaagaatgtattttaatattgatactTGTTACATATTTACAGGACACAATCTTtagttcaatatattttttaagacaacatgtattTCCATATGTAACACAAGAGCCGACACGTTAAATATTATTACATGGAAACAGTATAGAAACATAAGAATTAACTAATATCAATTTGATACAGTTACGTATTTTGAATGATTATGAAAGAAGCAAGAATAATGGTAAGGCCTATGCCATGACTTTTCTATCCCGCATTCAgtttgtaatatgttttaacCGAATTTCACTATACCATTTAAAGGCATATTTTGCTCACCCATACTTACAGGTTTTCTTGAATTTATTGATTATGTGATGATGCTGCAATGTGTTATTATCTGTATCGTTTTGAACTAAATGCTTTGGCCACAAACCTTTTCAGCTGCAAGTACCATTATTTGTTTCGCTGCATCTTCCCAGATTGCGGGAACAGTTATCAACCatttgacgtcattttcttcaaagcGTGGGGCATTTGCTTTGAGAGTTTTCAAAAGCTCCTCTCTTAGGAATTTGATGGCGCCTCCAAACACATCAATTATGTCCATTGTCTGTCCCTGGTCATCCTTCAACTTTGATGTTACACGCAGCTTCTGcaagttgatattttatatttatataactaatGAATCCCTTTTGTTTCATATCATGCGAGAGTGAAGCCCTAGCTACAAATAATGTAACCATTATATCTCACTGAGTACCATAAATTAGTAATACAAACTAACAATGTTCTCTGCTAAACTTTTAAAGtataatttttgttatttaatagccaaaaacactgaaaaaatatctcaattttGGAACAACATTTAATGTCCGCTTAAACATAAACAGTACATGACAGGTTTAGCAACACTCTGATAATACACGCAATATTGATGTGCGTTACTTTACCATGAAAGAGACATGCCTTTCAAGGAAAAATTCTTACCATTATAGATAATAGTGTTTTACCTCAAAACTATGAATGTTCTAATTTTACATTGAAGATCATTTAATTCAATACTTTTCCTATTCACAAATAATATGTTCGGAGGGGTAGAAATGTCATAAACTGACActatatttgcattttacaaaagTACAATTGAGATAAACCACCCTGTAATGACGAGTATATAGTGAACCATAATTCAACTTCAACATCCTTAAACGATATTTAAGCTTCATTCGATATAGTTCAGataaaatgcatttgtattACACCGCGGGTGCGACGTCATATCTATTTGTTGGCATATGTTCTTTCTAATATCATAAACATACCCTCTGTTCTTTACTTCTATACAGTTCCATTTTAAAGCAACGGAAATTTCGCCACCCAACGTTTTTTTCCTCTTCAGCAAGTTCTGCATACTTGTTTTCTGCCTATAGTGCATAAATAAGCAAGAACAGCTTGAAATCATTGTCTGCAAGGCAACATATTGTAAATGGTATGTATCATAATGCTGATGTAGATAAcgcgttgttgttttttcttcgtAACTGCAAGACAGTTAAAATGAAAAGGATCAGGtatatgttttcaaaagcaATTGGCTTATGTCATTCGACGCTGCTACAATATCATTTAACCTAAAAATGTCAGGTTGTTGATGCGTGTTACTGGCAAGGGACGACACAACTGGCGACATTAAAGCTCAAATTACGTATTTCTTTTAGTGGAATTGATTCTCCTGGCACAACATGGTCTTGCCACACGTTTGcctttttaaactataaacacaaACGAATTCAGGAAGTATCAATTTTGGAAGATatgaaattcaatttaaatgctCTTACTAGAACTGTTTCACGAACAATGAAATTGCAATGAAATgaattgcatttaaacaaaaatggaaaaatataatatatactaaaCCACATCAACtctaatttgtttttaataatactCAACAAATAACTACCTGATATCCGAATGAGTTGAAGTTCTTATCCTTGTCAAAGAGGATGACGGTCGGGGTTTTGTATGTAACTGTGGACCCATGAAAATTTGAAACTGTACATATCTGAAATTATGATTTCGGCTTTTAAGGGTTCGTTGAGGCTAAACTATAATTATTTCACATCGACTGTGAATAACTTTACGTAAACTATTGCTGTCATTCTGGATGCGCCAGAACGTGCTCAGGTGTTGTTAGGGGGGGGGACCTGAAACCCAACTAGTATGGATTGGTGATTGCATATAAATGAATGAAAGGTTGTAATAAAGTCTAAGTCGTCATTGAAAGTTGAATATGAAgtaaattttgcataaataattattgtgatTCGCCAAAAAGTGTTATCAGTAGTCTAATATCCATAAACGCATAACTGATTCactgtattaaataaaagaaattgatgTTCACAAATAACATTGcttattactcccaaataagattaccacaattaataatattgtttaaatatccccaaaatgatgaataaatgtcaaatacagtggttcttatgaaggagttgattttgaaagaaatgagcataaacacggtaattctatcttatgagactataCTAGACAACGATATTTTAGCAttcgccaatcatttaatatttttgtgctttctgctatcaaattcacggttacaatatcAGTAATCACTATTTTCGATTAATGCATTAAAGTAGTTggaggtttatcagtcaaaacatatgtttgttatacatgtgtatatattaattatgaataggaatgtcattttaaacaacGCTTAACAATTCAAAACTTCAGTCTAAAAACAACCAATGTTCTGTTATTTAAAAGCTACaaagttacattttaaataataaaagcaattcaaatatttttaattttttcacCATTGCCAGATGCATTTCATTGATGCGTACTT from Mya arenaria isolate MELC-2E11 chromosome 7, ASM2691426v1 carries:
- the LOC128240201 gene encoding heat shock 70 kDa protein 12A-like isoform X2; the encoded protein is MSRDKHMVVAAIDFGSTYSGYAFQFRGSDKICTVSNFHGSTVTYKTPTVILFDKDKNFNSFGYQAENKYAELAEEEKNVGWRNFRCFKMELYRSKEQRKLRVTSKLKDDQGQTMDIIDVFGGAIKFLREELLKTLKANAPRFEENDVKWLITVPAIWEDAAKQIMVLAAEKAGIAREHLQLVYEPEAAAIFCKNEYSTAVDSRQKDIFKPGSNFILVDLGGGTVDITAHKVNDDGTLDALVPPSGGPWGGHNVNKKLFELLEDLFGADVFRKFSAEEKDEQLELERSFEVKKRQDGQFSIKLPARLIELAGETKMKEIKHSQKVSFRKDKLFVDATAVLDIFKETIEHTIVHVSEILQKTDLQNVSTIVLVGGFAESKVLQQEVKSRFNPKKYLLVIPQAPELAVLKGAALYGLDESLIRSHRMPYTVGIDAAVEFDEGQHPAKLRHFQNGSFKCTGIFKVFIERGTQIQPNTASAEHKFRAPNPEEAVIELYKSDRDDIPTYTEDCRRLGKVKLILIAPTQADQTKKDVSTTENPMINVQMYFGDTLVTVKAEEVGTNNSIVAEINFL
- the LOC128240201 gene encoding heat shock 70 kDa protein 12A-like isoform X1, producing MDETKSSHRRDKKAGSGMSRDKHMVVAAIDFGSTYSGYAFQFRGSDKICTVSNFHGSTVTYKTPTVILFDKDKNFNSFGYQAENKYAELAEEEKNVGWRNFRCFKMELYRSKEQRKLRVTSKLKDDQGQTMDIIDVFGGAIKFLREELLKTLKANAPRFEENDVKWLITVPAIWEDAAKQIMVLAAEKAGIAREHLQLVYEPEAAAIFCKNEYSTAVDSRQKDIFKPGSNFILVDLGGGTVDITAHKVNDDGTLDALVPPSGGPWGGHNVNKKLFELLEDLFGADVFRKFSAEEKDEQLELERSFEVKKRQDGQFSIKLPARLIELAGETKMKEIKHSQKVSFRKDKLFVDATAVLDIFKETIEHTIVHVSEILQKTDLQNVSTIVLVGGFAESKVLQQEVKSRFNPKKYLLVIPQAPELAVLKGAALYGLDESLIRSHRMPYTVGIDAAVEFDEGQHPAKLRHFQNGSFKCTGIFKVFIERGTQIQPNTASAEHKFRAPNPEEAVIELYKSDRDDIPTYTEDCRRLGKVKLILIAPTQADQTKKDVSTTENPMINVQMYFGDTLVTVKAEEVGTNNSIVAEINFL